A single genomic interval of Coccidioides posadasii str. Silveira chromosome 1, complete sequence harbors:
- a CDS encoding uncharacterized protein (EggNog:ENOG410PNBS~COG:S~BUSCO:13177at33183), producing the protein MPPDLNSLPPSRSTSLSPFQTRTMQSSSEDSGSQSPPPRSSSVSLQAAATMNAADLSHRSSTRSPQANRAAERRRSAVAMNLNLNDPTIPGPGELSSSDHRSSLRDSLTHSPMNLGSPMVATGDPHHHHRTPSLGQIHQELEQEQEAQVNRLLLMIRNQQAQLQQMQQMQQQQNSGSGSTAVEDSTPTSERSISFSSVPPLPQPIPHHHRRRSSLHHHASHSSRRDSTNTTASSVPNPPGFQPDFSLTGPEWVALGGDGAGRRCSRDESAFYQAETANLTRENQMLRLRIRELERQVSELTASPPHMPVAPSNLTSSTSAESVPATPSVSESEPPLASQPSSREIGKE; encoded by the exons ATGCCCCCGGACCTCAATTCTCTCCCACCATCTCGCTCCACGTCTTTATCTCCCTTCCAAACTCGAACCATGCAGTCTTCCTCTGAGGATAGCGGTTCCCAATCGCCACCTCCCCGCTCGTCATCCGTGTCTCTTCAAGCTGCCGCGACTATGAATGCCGCGGATCTCTCCCACCGCTCTTCAACAAGATCACCACAAGCAAACAGAGCTGCAGAGCGCCGTCGTTCAGCCGTTGCCATGAATTTGAACCTCAATGATCCCACCATACCCGGCCCGGGCGAACTATCAAGTAGCGACCATAGGTCCTCGCTCAGAGACTCGTTGACTCATAGCCCGATGAACCTGGGAAGCCCTATGGTTGCTACTGGCGATCCtcatcatcaccatcgaACTCCTTCGCTGGGACAGATTCATCAAGAGCTCGAGCAGGAGCAGGAGGCCCAAGTG AACCGCCTTCTTCTGATGATCCGTAACCAGCAAGCTCAGCTCCAGCAGATGCAACAGATGCAGCAACAGCAGAACTCTGGTAGCGGGTCGACCGCCGTTGAAGACTCGACTCCCACGTCAGAGCGATCCATATCATTTTCGTCGGTCCCACCACTCCCACAGCCGATTCCGCACCATCACCGTCGAAGATCGTCACTTCACCATCATGCGAGTCACTCGTCAAGACGGGATTCCACCAACACCACCGCATCATCGGTGCCAAACCCGCCGGGATTTCAACCGGATTTTAGCCTCACGGGCCCAGAGTGGGTTGCCCTGGGAGGCGATGGAGCTGGACGACGATGCAGCCGCGACGAGAGTGCGTTTTACCAAGCAGAAACAGCAAACTTGACGCGGGAGAATCAAATGCTGCGTCTGAGAATCAGGGAACTAG aacGACAAGTCAGCGAATTGACCGCATCGCCTCCACACATGCCAGTTGCACCCTCGAACTTGACGTCGTCCACATCCGCTGAATCAGTCCCGGCTACGCCAAGTGTATCGGAGAGTGAACCGCCTCTAGCCTCTCAGCCAAGCTCCAGAGAAATCGGAAAGGAATGA
- a CDS encoding uncharacterized protein (EggNog:ENOG410PVEY~COG:S), with product MVPHTDQDTQKNSWENCPAKSSLVSVGTHSLFLSVSGPPRQPAEPVILTFTGAGDSTSSYPALKRLVSPHARILLYDRSGLGNSERGTSPISAETAAKELSMALEAVKLGPPYILLAHSYGAIVAREFLHLHDEHVVGMVLAEASTERQYLFFEIPDRNILSLLGDLNFATVTGLRDSSKLSREEWRARAEELSRSAVAAQEEADGYVQVCQTLAEKNQLERRVMGSRPVCIIRCNTASEYQRIYDRGVEAGNGTEEERKAFRDLLSRWDDWAKELAEEQTRLSSKCRLVLVPDCGHNVHIAQPDIVADAIRWVLSQTTPSRM from the coding sequence ATGGTGCCACACACCGACCAAGATACCCAGAAGAATTCCTGGGAAAACTGCCCAGCCAAATCTTCTCTTGTCTCCGTTGGCACTCACAGCCTATTCCTGTCCGTTTCGGGGCCTCCTCGCCAACCAGCGGAGCCTGTCATACTTACATTCACTGGAGCCGGGGACTCCACGTCATCTTATCCAGCGCTTAAGCGATTGGTATCTCCGCATGCCCGCATCCTACTCTATGACCGCAGCGGTCTGGGTAACAGCGAAAGAGGCACCAGTCCCATCAGCGCAGAAACAGCAGCGAAGGAGCTTTCGATGGCCTTGGAAGCCGTGAAGCTGGGTCCTCCGTACATCCTGCTAGCCCACTCGTACGGCGCCATCGTTGCGCGCGAATTCTTGCATCTTCACGATGAGCATGTCGTCGGGATGGTTCTGGCGGAGGCTTCGACCGAGAGGCAGTATCTATTCTTCGAGATTCCAGATCGTAATATCTTGTCGTTGCTGGGCGATCTCAACTTTGCCACCGTGACAGGCCTGAGAGATTCGTCCAAACTCTCCCGCGAGGAATGGCGGGCCCGAGCTGAGGAATTGTCGCGCTCAGCTGTAGCGGCGCAGGAGGAGGCTGACGGTTACGTGCAAGTCTGCCAGACATTAGCAGAGAAAAACCAACTTGAGAGGCGCGTCATGGGCAGTCGGCCAGTGTGTATTATTCGCTGCAATACAGCAAGTGAGTACCAGCGAATATATGATAGGGGTGTAGAGGCGGGAAATGGAACcgaagaggagagaaaagCATTCCGAGATCTCCTCAGCCGATGGGATGACTGGGCCAAGGAGCTGGCCGAGGAGCAAACTCGATTATCGTCGAAATGCAGACTGGTTCTTGTTCCTGATTGTGGCCACAACGTCCACATCGCTCAACCTGACATTGTCGCAGATGCAATCAGATGGGTATTATCCCAGACTACACCAAGCCGCATGTAA
- a CDS encoding uncharacterized protein (EggNog:ENOG410PMGJ~COG:S~BUSCO:3454at33183), producing the protein MEPPPQPSYSRPSPLGGPRESSLPSLPSRLFGPAATNIANGRSQQPYDPLSRREQLDISARGPPPTPPASVGYPSRYLSRDVTPHSSCTQSSSSSSSTSYLTTPPIPDSYPAYRPPAHSPREVGGKHGRRLSRDYGTIRHEASGPPLPMSREMSHHSQPYDQLRRRSLGSTGSPPVYPGHPDHQPPPPGSSFGSRQMPPPSPPPLFQSRATPIQPAALPPPQPSFAPRDPPAPSPSSHRTGSSMPIASMLGSDPEKPSREPSSSSLFSRPPIPSMSAGTTGPSASGKMSPPPAPTRQPAPDYPPFGRSHTPDRSIFSKPAPRPYRPDSRATVLGTTQTSADDSRVGSLFRSHAGPAFGDRQMPQSPRSAYVESSYASTDRRLSLGAPIQRPNSQPQHLPQSDEAPARTSLFSPIGRSTPGFGDRGPGHQRSATGYAGVEGHPHAASRFSGVPSEHHGRDLVSRDHVQEPGHQQQPQVRYGQHHSDRDERQSRAPWEPNLPRLSPEPGRYPSGESVAGRGFGGLHTHTKSLGSQPGAPRSLPGPQLQPRQEPSPSQESSPSATRRFPNPQLYSPAPGPRPPPFSGPGTEEHHPPRVIVDEQLHHRTILNLNAENKRGRVSPLPQAVQGAQAQLIGPAGEPGIQSELGRVFSGIGSGVGVSGSGPPTPLGSSSFRKDVTGRPLNSEHGDAMGTGAKPSRSNSRRSRRIKDEEAREDSESTNAQRETSLVRGGGASRRARHVHHHHHHGHHHHHHRHRPDDDTAHSVAQPGGSSQPPTLADRTVVSSATSTPHHHHHHHHHHHHVPRSGIHTPHQTAPPVPTKEYSTMVKLDSILKSVEHLPRYHLGSTLYAPRINVPSPGAPPEAAKFGYSSTPVPIPRFDGKENCTFTIRVPRFRIDAPRREEICARRALWGTGVYTDDSDPVAAAIHSGFIRGEWGEDVDVSLLDLEIKDQHQHAPHPTNGAFGSSHKDGPDGKVKSESDDKQKAKHRIPPIPPPDKDLHITLLILPPLERYESSVMYGLKSRPWGNNHDGMSFKVESIEWVDEGGSKGQERGGEARRKRLKSMMRSGRICTAAGMKGRAGVEFLKKKGPSGMDNGPRVSPASQESAQPRVVETVS; encoded by the exons ATGGAACCGCCTCCTCAGCCTTCCTACTCGCGTCCATCACCCTTGGGCGGCCCACGCGAATCTTCACTCCCGTCTCTCCCTTCTCGCCTGTTCGGCCCGGCCGCGACGAACATAGCAAACGGTCGATCGCAGCAACCCTATGATCCGTTGAGTCGAAGAGAACAACTCGACATCTCAGCGCGTGGACCCCCGCCAACGCCGCCAGCCTCGGTGGGCTACCCTTCTCGATATCTGTCCCGCGATGTCACTCCCCATTCCAGCTGCACGCAGTCCTCCTCGTCGTCGTCCTCGACGTCGTATCTCACCACACCTCCCATTCCGGACTCGTACCCTGCCTATAGACCGCCGGCACACTCTCCGCGCGAAGTGGGTGGGAAGCACGGCCGGCGTCTGTCAAGAGACTACGGCACCATACGCCATGAAG CTTCAGGGCCACCCCTCCCCATGTCTCGAGAAATGTCCCATCACTCGCAGCCCTATGATCAGCTTCGCAGAAGGTCCTTGGGAAGTACCGGTAGTCCTCCTGTCTATCCGG GCCATCCTGATCACCAACCTCCACCCCCAGGTTCATCCTTCGGATCCCGCCAGATGCCTCCACCCTCACCTCCGCCGCTCTTCCAAAGCCGTGCGACTCCAATTCAGCCTGCCGCGCTTCCTCCCCCACAGCCATCGTTTGCGCCGCGCGATCCTCCAGCTCCTTCCCCTTCGTCGCATCGCACGGGAAGCAGTATGCCCATAGCCTCAATGCTTGGTTCGGATCCCGAGAAGCCGTCTCGCGAGCCAAGTTCGTCTTCTCTGTTCTCGCGGCCACCGATCCCATCCATGTCAGCGGGCACAACAGGACCCTCCGCGTCCGGGAAAATGTCTCCGCCACCCGCACCCACTCGACAGCCGGCCCCGGATTATCCACCATTCGGAAGGTCACACACGCCCGACCGAAGCATATTCTCAAAACCAGCCCCCAGACCATACCGTCCGGACTCCAGGGCAACGGTTCTAGGCACCACTCAGACCTCCGCCGACGATAGTCGTGTCGGGAGCTTATTCCGTTCCCACGCCGGGCCTGCTTTTGGAGACAGACAGATGCCGCAGTCCCCACGTAGCGCGTACGTCGAATCATCTTATGCTTCTACAGACCGACGTTTAAGCCTTGGCGCACCGATTCAACGGCCAAATAGCCAGCCTCAACATCTGCCCCAATCGGATGAAGCTCCAGCCCGAACATCACTGTTCAGCCCAATTGGCCGGTCAACACCTGGATTTGGGGACAGAGGACCCGGCCATCAACGATCCGCGACAGGGTATGCTGGCGTCGAAGGCCATCCACATGCAGCTTCCAGATTTAGTGGTGTGCCGTCCGAACACCATGGCCGAGACCTTGTCAGTCGCGATCACGTTCAGGAACCCGGACACCAGCAACAACCCCAAGTCCGTTATGGCCAACATCATTCAGATAGAGACGAAAGGCAGTCAAGGGCGCCTTGGGAGCCGAATCTACCACGGTTGTCTCCGGAGCCGGGTCGTTATCCTTCGGGAGAATCCGTCGCCGGTCGTGGGTTTGGAGGATTGCACACCCACACCAAGTCCCTCGGGTCGCAGCCCGGTGCTCCGCGTTCCTTACCAGGTCCTCAGCTGCAACCGAGACAAGAGCCTTCTCCTTCGCAAGAGTCTTCTCCCTCAGCCACCCGAAGGTTCCCAAATCCTCAATTGTATTCACCCGCACCCGGCCCGAGACCACCACCGTTCAGCGGCCCCGGAACAGAAGAGCATCACCCACCGCGTGTCATTGTGGATGAACAATTGCATCATAGAACTATTTTGAATCTCAATGCAGAGAATAAACGGGGAAGAGTGTCTCCTCTGCCGCAGGCTGTCCAGGGCGCCCAGGCTCAGCTGATAGGACCTGCCGGAGAACCAGGAATCCAGAGTGAGCTAGGAAGGGTCTTCTCTGGCATTGGCAGTGGGGTCGGAGTGTCTGGCAGCGGCCCTCCCACACCGCTGGGTTCATCATCCTTTCGAAAAGATGTCACCGGTCGCCCTTTGAATTCCGAGCACGGTGATGCAATGGGAACCGGGGCCAAGCCATCACGATCGAACTCTCGCCGAAGCCGGAGAATAAAAGATGAGGAGGCAAGAGAAGATAGTGAGTCTACCAATGCTCAGCGTGAAACGTCCTTGGTACGCGGTGGTGGTGCCTCAAGAAGAGCTCGACATGtacatcaccaccaccatcatGGGCATCA TCACCATCACCACAGACATAGACCAGACGATGACACTGCCCACTCAGTGGCTCAACCAGGTGGCTCGTCACAACCGCCTACTCTCGCTGACAGGACCGTTGTTTCTTCGGCCACTTCTACACCgcaccatcatcatcaccaccatcatcaccatcaccatgTCCCACGATCCGGCATTCACACACCTCACCAGACGGCTCCACCTGTTCCGACAAAAGAGTACAGCACTATGGTCAAACTGGACTCGATCTTAAAGAGTGTAGAGCATCTGCCTCGCTACCATCTGGGATCGACCCTCTACGCACCTCGCATCAATGTCCCCTCTCCAGGAGCACCACCAGAAGCGGCAAAATTCGGATATTCGTCTACCCCGGTTCCTATTCCACGGTTCGACGGCAAGGAAAATTGTACATTTACGATTCGTGTTCCTCGGTTCCGGATCGATGCGCCACGCCGAGAAGAAATTTGTGCGAGAAGAGCTCTTTGGGGAACTGGAGTGTATACAGATGATTCCGATCCCGTGGCGGCAGCTATTCATTCGGGATTTATTCGTGGAGAATGGGGAGAAGATGTTGATGTTTCGCTGCTCGATCTTGAGATTAAGGACCAGCATCAACACGCCCCGCATCCAACCAATGGAGCCTTTGGTTCTTCCCACAAGGACGGCCCCGATGGCAAGGTCAAGTCTGAATCAGACGACAAACAAAAGGCAAAACACAGGATTCCCCCCATCCCACCTCCTGATAAGGACCTCCACATCACTCTGCTCATCCTCCCACCACTCGAACGCTACGAATCCAGCGTTATGTACGGCCTCAAGTCACGGCCTTGGGGCAATAACCATGATGGCATGAGCTTTAAGGTGGAAAGCATAGAGTGGGTGGATGAGGGCGGATCCAAAGGCCAGGAACGCGGCGGTGAAGCGCGTCGCAAGAGGCTGAAGAGCATGATGCGTTCAGGACGGATATGCACTGCGGCTGGAATGAAAGGTCGTGCCGGGGTCGAgtttttgaagaagaaaggtcCTTCAGGGATGGATAATGGGCCTAGAGTGTCGCCAGCGAGCCAAGAGTCCGCGCAGCCGAGAGTGGTTGAGACGGTGTcttaa
- a CDS encoding uncharacterized protein (CAZy:GT90~EggNog:ENOG410PMW2~COG:S~TransMembrane:1 (i12-37o)) produces the protein MTVPFPSRRIYRISCLIITPCLVAIIGMGIFGLWFGMNSDGDNVHPLLTQLIPAGHCTCKASTTFNCTSCVDPITPTTFETASPSLSPSPPAWTFVYGRDDRNVGLTRSQCQSSFPGLFEDVHRAVRFWASRDGIQKESLDGIKLRGGMARAMIFNGNLYVIETRAAQEDHRRKILGVLSSIHRALQDNVPDIEFIFSIEDRVDDVSGTGQPLWVLGRKASEESVWLIPDFGFWAWGNPSSNIGPYDQVVETIERIDSEDRMPWSSKTQKLLWRGKLSFSPKLRRGLLEAARNKPWGDVKELVWKKKDNFISMQNHCKYMFVAHVEGRAFSSSLKYRQACRSVIVAHKLQYIQHHHYLLQSDGPHQNFVEVERDFSDLSEKMSELLANPEMARKIADNSVKTFRQRYLTRAAEACYWRELWEGWASASRGNPMPDELPDERGLRYESFLLLESSDMMAFSYKP, from the exons ATGACCGTCCCTTTTCCGTCTCGCCGCATATACCGGATCTCATGTCTGATTATCACGCCCTGCCTCGTTGCCATCATTGGCATGGGCATTTTTGGGCTCTGGTTTGGCATGAACTCGGACGGTGATAACGTCCATCCTCTCCTCACTCAACTCATCCCTGCGGGCCACTGTACTTGCAAGGCATCGACAACATTCAATTGCACGAGCTGTGTAGACCCGATCACCCCAACCACATTCGAAACAGCATCTCCGTCGCTGTCGCCATCGCCTCCAGCCTGGACTTTCGTGTATGGTCGTGATGATCGAAATGTGGGCCTCACCAGGTCGCAGTGTCAGTCGTCCTTTCCGGGGCTATTCGAGGATGTCCACCGTGCTGTGCGCTTTTGGGCTTCTCGAGATGGTATCCAAAAGGAGTCTTTGGATGGGATCAAGTTACGAGGTGGCATGGCGAGGGCGATGATATTCAACGGAAATCTTTATGTCATCGAAACGCGGGCCGCCCAAGAAGACCATCGACGGAAGATTTTGGGGGTCCTGAGCTCAATTCACCGGGCTCTGCAGGATAACGTACCTGACATTGAGTTTATCTTCTCGATCGAGGACAGAGTCGACGACGTCTCTGGTACTGGTCAGCCCCTCTGGGTGCTTGGGAGGAAAGCTAGCGAAGAGTCTGTATGGCTGATACCCGACTTTGGATTTTGGGCTTGGGGTAATCCGTCAAGCAACATCGGTCCTTATGATCAGGTGGTAGAGACCATCGAAAGGATCGATTCGGAGGATCGGATGCCGTGGTCTTCAAAGACCCAGAAACTGCTTTGGAGAGGGAAACTTAGCTTTTCGCCCAAATTGAGGCGAGGCTTGCTCGAAGCTGCGAGGAACAAGCCGTGGGGTGACGTGAAGGAGCTCGTCTGGAAAAAGAAGGATAATTTCATCAGTATGCAAAACCATTGCAAGTACATGTTTGTCGCACACGTTGAAG GCCGCGCTTTCTCATCCTCTCTCAAATACCGACAGGCGTGCCGATCAGTCATTGTCGCACACAAATTGCAGTACATCCAGCACCACCACTATCTGCTCCAGTCCGATGGTCCGCATCAGAATTTTGTCGAAGTTGAGCGCGACTTTTCAGACCTCTCCGAAAAGATGAGCGAGCTCTTAGCGAATCCAGAGATGGCCAGAAAGATCGCCGACAACAGTGTCAAGACTTTCCGACAGCGGTACCTCACACGCGCCGCCGAAGCATGTTATTGGCGGGAATTGTGGGAAGGCTGGGCAAGCGCTTCAAGAGGAAATCCGATGCCAGACGAGTTGCCAGATGAACGTGGTTTGAGATATGAATCCTTCCTTCTCTTGGAGAGTAGCGATATGATGGCCTTTTCGTACAAGCCTTGA
- the CAT2 gene encoding Carnitine O-acetyltransferase mitochondrial (EggNog:ENOG410PIH4~COG:I~BUSCO:3282at33183): MFPAAARGRLVALGRASLPRPARTPVITMAARRANSSVPAGYTEDLSKGRMLRFEDSLPQLPVPTLEETGKKYLKSLHPLLSAEEFKRSQKAVEAFVKPGGEGETLQKRLLAKAADPKVQNWLYDWWNHAAYLGYRDPVVPYVSYFYSYRDDRNRRDPAKRAAAITTSVLEFKKQVDDGSLEPEYLRKEPMAMSSYEYMFNCCRIPAEGADYPQKYPAQGNEHIVVMRKNQIFKVQTHLNGEQLNTSELQQQFEKILKNAERVPAVGALTSENRDFWTAARKKLLAADPANADALKTIESASFVVCLDDTAPVTLEERAHVYWHGDGANRWFDKPLTFIVNDNGTAGFLGEHSMMDGTPTHRLNDYVNNLIFNNRLDYSNPSVRSNLPEPQPVNFNLDSAVLEDITTAQKDFASVIGKHELRVQAFQAYGKGLIKKFKCSPDAYVQMLIQLAYFKMYGKNRPTYESASTRKFKQGRTETTRTVSDESVAFCKAHCDPAVPREETAKLFRAALAAHTKYIADASIGKGVDRHLFGLKQLIQKGEKVPALYEDPAYGYSGSWYLSTSQLSSEYFNGYGWSQVIDDGFGIAYMINENSLQFNIVCKKLGADRMSFYLNEAACEVRDLLMPDLLAQQEKAKL, encoded by the exons ATGTTCCCGGCTGCTGCTCGAGGCCGTCTCGTTGCTCTTGGACGTGCTTCCCTCCCTCGCCCCGCTCGGACACCT GTTATCACAATGGCAGCTCGTCGCGCCAACTCGTCCGTCCCCGCAG GATACACCGAAGATCTCTCTAAAGGACGCATGCTCCGATTTGAAGACTCCCTTCCACAATTACCCGTTCCAACCCTCGAAGAGACCGGCAAAAAATATTTAAAATCTCTCCACCCACTTCTCAGCGCTGAAGAATTCAAGCGCTCGCAGAAGGCAGTCGAGGCATTTGTTAAACCCGGGGGCGAGGGTGAGACTCTTCAGAAGAGACTGCTCGCAAAAGCTGCCGATCCCAAGGTGCAAAACTGGCTGTACGATTGGTGGAACCACGCTGCGTACCTCGGCTATCGGGATCCCGTTGTGCCATACGTTAGCTATTTCTACTCTTACCGCGATGACCGAAACAGGAGAGATCCTGCAAAGCGTGCGGCTGCCATCACCACGTCCGTTTTAGAGTTCAAGAAGCAGGTTGATGATGGCTCCCTGGAGCCAGAGTACCTCCGCAAGGAGCCAATGGCCATGAGCTCATACGAGTACATGTTCAATTGCTGCCGTATCCCTGCCGAGGGTGCGGACTACCCCCAAAAATACCCTGCTCAGGGCAACGAGCATATCGTGGTTATGCGCAAGAACCAGATTTTCAAGGTGCAGACCCATTTGAACGGAGAGCAACTCAACACCTCAGAACTCCAGCAACAGTTCGAGAAGATTCTTAAGAACGCCGAGAGAGTACCCGCTGTAGGCGCTTTGACTTCAGAGAACCGCGATTTCTGGACGGCTGCCCGCAAGAAGCTTCTTGCTGCTGACCCAGCAAATGCTGACGCTCTTAAGACCATCGAGAGCGCTTCTTTCGTCGTCTGCCTCGACGACACAGCCCCAGTCACTTTGGAAGAGCGTGCGCACGTTTATTGGCATGGTGATGGTGCCAACCGCTGGTTTGACAAGCCATTGACTTTTATCGTCAACGACAACGGTACCGCTGGTTTCCTCGGCGAACACAGCATGATGGATGGCACCCCAACTCATCGACTCAACGACTACGTGAACAATCTCATCTTCAACAACCGCCTCGACTACTCCAACCCTTCTGTCCGCTCCAATCTTCCCGAGCCCCAGCCCGTCAACTTCAACCTCGACTCCGCCGTCCTCGAAGACATCACCACTGCCCAGAAGGACTTCGCCAGTGTGATCGGCAAGCACGAACTCCGAGTTCAAGCCTTCCAAGCCTACGGCAAGGGCCTGATCAAGAAGTTCAAGTGCAGCCCAGACGCATACGTACAGATGCTCATTCAGCTCGCCTACTTCAAGATGTACGGCAAGAACCGACCTACCTACGAATCCGCCTCCACGCGTAAGTTCAAGCAGGGCCGCACCGAGACCACTCGCACCGTCTCCGACGAGAGCGTCGCCTTCTGCAAAGCTCATTGCGACCCCGCCGTGCCCCGTGAAGAGACAGCAAAACTCTTCCGTGCCGCTTTGGCTGCGCACACGAAGTACATCGCTGATGCGAGTATCGGCAAGGGCGTCGATAGACATCTCTTCGGCCTGAAGCAGCTGATCCAGAAGGGCGAAAAGGTTCCCGCGTTGTACGAGGACCCGGCCTATGGATACAGCGGATCGTGGTACCTGAGTACGAGTCAGCTAAGCTCTGAGTACTTTAACGGCTATGGATGGAGTCAGGTTATCGATGACGGATTTGGTATTGCGTATATGATCAATGAAAACAG TTTACAATTCAACATCGTTTGCAAGAAACTCGGCGCCGACCGGATGAGTTTCTACCTCAACGAGGCGGCATGCGAAGTTCGCGATCTCCTCATGCCCGACCTGCTCGCTCAACAGGAGAAGGCCAAGCTGTAA